A single Glycine soja cultivar W05 chromosome 14, ASM419377v2, whole genome shotgun sequence DNA region contains:
- the LOC114385057 gene encoding UPF0505 protein isoform X2, whose translation MEFRHRNYSAELESHALPRLRAGAHPLSAPPPPPPLSQVDAIDCGNTDFYDPLRGTNNDANAAPPDHDNLNEAADHMPTKEWTSFRRLLTQRFPVSKMVSVASMPDVLTRSGKLLEKSSTNMHLEELEDPQKFADEGVKTITWQEYVSRLHELKDEITRSWLAEDRVTSLKLSIKVAKLLMDTSVFEFYPTLFVLVTDIMDMLGNLVWQRIKRKAEFSEDGALRCNLAENFQARDICADAKETCYNWFNKIGAVQELLPRIYLELAILPCWRFLLEQPLDSLRRLVMMIRGLGDPVASAYCRLYMAHCAQKLPSHDIGYLVTCVNDIRVVLMQILSANERTHKNVKLNKKLQVSLMEPTIEYIMKCIFTGLSQRQVNEVLSEFGLMKNQQDLGSVSCVSIILHHLLKELPIEVVSSNVVQILHLIEFSKDNSFDQHMNYRLLGFRLYERKSPVDIVDAVLDKVIQVIALYDSLDEYLKVVDAYTDLILQNQMDNHLKIILEGISKRTWNKGVTEDEMPSLQSLVVKLLSHFKHLEDVFSLDQFPEILDVMYGKSQDVVFLHILNMATRNGRISDPTSIQLLFEISLALHNNIEFMNMKDDDGQVACSIARFVHMVDYGTEMEHHLAFLVDCRGAFGRLNELKETLVHSSNSLAIQALKCAKKHLNFVKSCVTFSEVTIPSISAHRQFDLFLETAEVAFLGGLVSHSDGLIDSAISCLHTLDIIDGFRTPTDVEGLVSSIRKLCGFLIMVPGTLSLPVTYFPNSLFTLISSRSWFEPKMRAQIFSAIILLLTTLSQKRLPYHANSQIPGNDMLYYGDSSYNQELVSLSKLVLENLLSAVQQEPSQAARGIMALEACNCIASSFMLSNELLSSCLTLVETAKSCLSAKDRYLQSTIQLLNKQSPTSVGTMVSTFV comes from the exons atggAGTTCAGACATCGAAATTACAGTGCCGAGCTTGAATCTCACGCGCTCCCTCGCCTACGCGCCGGAGCTCATCCTCTCTCTGCTCCACCTCCACCTCCACCTCTCTCCCAG GTTGATGCCATAGATTGTGGGAACACTGATTTCTATGATCCACTGAGAGGAACTAATAATGATGCAAATGCCGCCCCTCCTGATCATGACAACTTGAATGAAGCTGCTGATCATATGCCAACAAAGGAGTGGACCTCTTTCAGGAGATTACTAACGCAGAGGTTTCCTGTCTCCAAAATGGTTTCCGTTGCTTCA ATGCCCGATGTTTTAACGAGAAGTGGAAAAT TACTTGAGAAATCTTCAACAAATATGCACTTGGAGGAATTGGAGGATCCACAAAAATTCGCAGACGAGGGTGTCAAGACGATTACGTGGCAGGAGTATGTTTCTCGACTACATGAACTCAAAGATGAAATTACTCGTTCCTGGCTTGCTGAAGATCGAGTGACATCCTTAAAGTTATCCATAAAG GTTGCTAAGCTTCTGATGGATACGTCAGTATTTGAGTTTTATCCTACACTTTTTGTTCTTGTCACAGATATCATGGATATGCTTGGGAACCTGGTTTGGCAACGCATAAAGCGGAAAGCTGAGTTTTCCGAAGATGGAGCTTTACGCTGCAACTTAGCAG AAAACTTTCAAGCAAGGGATATTTGTGCTGATGCCAAAGAAACTTGCTATAACTGGTTCAACAAAATTGGTGCTGTGCAAGAGCTTCTTCCACGCAT TTACTTGGAGCTGGCAATATTGCCTTGCTGGCGGTTTTTGCTTGAGCAACCTTTAGACAGCCTCCGACGCTTGGTAATGATGATAAGAGGATTAGGAGATCCAGTAGCATCTGCATATTGCCGTCTTTATATGGCTCACTGTGCTCAGAAGCTGCCTTCACATGATATAG GCTATCTTGTTACATGTGTCAATGACATCAGAGTTGTTTTGATGCAAATCTTGTCAGCCAATGAAAGAACTCATAAAAATGTTAAACTCAACAAAAAATTGCAAGTCAGTCTGATGGAACCAACCATTGAGTATATTATGAAGTGTATATTTACTGGGTTGTCTCAG AGACAAGTCAATGAAGTTTTATCAGAGTTTGGATTGATGAAGAATCAACAGGATTTGGGGAGTGTTTCATGTGTTTCAATCATTCTTCATCATTTACTGAAGGAACTCCCTATAGAAGTAGTTAGTTCCAATGTTGTGCAGATCCTTCATCTCATTGAATTTAGCAAGGATAATTCCTTTGATCAG CATATGAATTACAGATTGCTTGGATTCAGGCTGTACGAAAGAAAATCCCCTGTTGATATTGTTGATGCTGTGTTAGATAAAGTTATTCAG GTTATTGCTCTGTATGATAGCCTTGACGAATACCTGAAGGTTGTAGATGCTTATACTGATCTTATTCTTCAGAATCAGATG GATAaccatttgaaaatcattttggaaggCATTTCAAAGCGTACTTGGAATAAAGGAGTTACAGAGGATGAAATGCCGAGCTTGCAATCTCTTGTGGTGAAGCTTCTGTCTCATTTTAAGCATCTGGAAGATGTGTTTTCTCTG GATCAGTTTCCTGAAATCTTGGATGTAATGTATGGCAAGTCACAGGATGTTGTCTTTTTGCATATCCTTAATATGGCGACAAG GAATGGTCGCATTAGTGATCCGACGAGCATACAGTTGCTTTTTGAAATTTCTCTGGCTCTACATAATAATATAGAGTTTATGAACATGAAAGATGATGATGGCCAAGTGGCATGTTCAATAGCTCGCTTTGTGCACATG GTAGATTATGGAACAGAGATGGAACACCATTTAGCATTTCTGGTTGATTGCCGAGGAGCTTTTGGTAGATTAAATGAGCTTAAG GAAACTCTTGTTCACTCTAGCAATTCTTTAGCAATTCAAGCTTTGAAATGTGCTAAGAAACATCTGAATTTTGTCAAATCCTGTGTTACATTTAGTGAAGTCACAATACCTTCTATTTCTGCTCACAGGCAGTTTGATCTTTTTCTAGAAACTGCAGAG GTTGCATTCTTAGGGGGCTTGGTTTCTCATTCAGATGGATTGATTGATTCAGCAATCAGCTGTTTGCATACCTTAGACATAATTGATG GCTTCCGAACTCCAACTGATGTTGAAGGACTAGTTTCATCTATTAGAAAGCTATGTGGCTTCTTAATTATGGTTCCAG GTACTCTTAGTTTACCAGTCACCTATTTCCCAAATAGCTTATTTACATTGATCAGCTCCCGGTCTTG GTTTGAACCAAAAATGAGGGCACAAATTTTTTCTGCTATCATATTATTATTGACAACTTTATCACAAAAGAGACTGCCATATCATGCAAATTCACAG aTTCCAGGCAATGACATGTTATACTACGGGGATTCATCGTACAACCAAGagcttgtttctttgtctaaactTGTTCTTGAGAACCTGCTTAGTGCCGTTCAACAAGAACCTTCCCAG GCTGCTCGAGGAATTATGGCACTTGAAGCTTGCAATTGCATTGCATCTTCTTTCATG
- the LOC114385057 gene encoding UPF0505 protein isoform X1, producing MEFRHRNYSAELESHALPRLRAGAHPLSAPPPPPPLSQVDAIDCGNTDFYDPLRGTNNDANAAPPDHDNLNEAADHMPTKEWTSFRRLLTQRFPVSKMVSVASMPDVLTRSGKLLEKSSTNMHLEELEDPQKFADEGVKTITWQEYVSRLHELKDEITRSWLAEDRVTSLKLSIKVAKLLMDTSVFEFYPTLFVLVTDIMDMLGNLVWQRIKRKAEFSEDGALRCNLAENFQARDICADAKETCYNWFNKIGAVQELLPRIYLELAILPCWRFLLEQPLDSLRRLVMMIRGLGDPVASAYCRLYMAHCAQKLPSHDIGYLVTCVNDIRVVLMQILSANERTHKNVKLNKKLQVSLMEPTIEYIMKCIFTGLSQRQVNEVLSEFGLMKNQQDLGSVSCVSIILHHLLKELPIEVVSSNVVQILHLIEFSKDNSFDQHMNYRLLGFRLYERKSPVDIVDAVLDKVIQVIALYDSLDEYLKVVDAYTDLILQNQMDNHLKIILEGISKRTWNKGVTEDEMPSLQSLVVKLLSHFKHLEDVFSLDQFPEILDVMYGKSQDVVFLHILNMATRNGRISDPTSIQLLFEISLALHNNIEFMNMKDDDGQVACSIARFVHMVDYGTEMEHHLAFLVDCRGAFGRLNELKETLVHSSNSLAIQALKCAKKHLNFVKSCVTFSEVTIPSISAHRQFDLFLETAEVAFLGGLVSHSDGLIDSAISCLHTLDIIDGFRTPTDVEGLVSSIRKLCGFLIMVPGCTLSLPVTYFPNSLFTLISSRSWFEPKMRAQIFSAIILLLTTLSQKRLPYHANSQIPGNDMLYYGDSSYNQELVSLSKLVLENLLSAVQQEPSQAARGIMALEACNCIASSFMLSNELLSSCLTLVETAKSCLSAKDRYLQSTIQLLNKQSPTSVGTMVSTFV from the exons atggAGTTCAGACATCGAAATTACAGTGCCGAGCTTGAATCTCACGCGCTCCCTCGCCTACGCGCCGGAGCTCATCCTCTCTCTGCTCCACCTCCACCTCCACCTCTCTCCCAG GTTGATGCCATAGATTGTGGGAACACTGATTTCTATGATCCACTGAGAGGAACTAATAATGATGCAAATGCCGCCCCTCCTGATCATGACAACTTGAATGAAGCTGCTGATCATATGCCAACAAAGGAGTGGACCTCTTTCAGGAGATTACTAACGCAGAGGTTTCCTGTCTCCAAAATGGTTTCCGTTGCTTCA ATGCCCGATGTTTTAACGAGAAGTGGAAAAT TACTTGAGAAATCTTCAACAAATATGCACTTGGAGGAATTGGAGGATCCACAAAAATTCGCAGACGAGGGTGTCAAGACGATTACGTGGCAGGAGTATGTTTCTCGACTACATGAACTCAAAGATGAAATTACTCGTTCCTGGCTTGCTGAAGATCGAGTGACATCCTTAAAGTTATCCATAAAG GTTGCTAAGCTTCTGATGGATACGTCAGTATTTGAGTTTTATCCTACACTTTTTGTTCTTGTCACAGATATCATGGATATGCTTGGGAACCTGGTTTGGCAACGCATAAAGCGGAAAGCTGAGTTTTCCGAAGATGGAGCTTTACGCTGCAACTTAGCAG AAAACTTTCAAGCAAGGGATATTTGTGCTGATGCCAAAGAAACTTGCTATAACTGGTTCAACAAAATTGGTGCTGTGCAAGAGCTTCTTCCACGCAT TTACTTGGAGCTGGCAATATTGCCTTGCTGGCGGTTTTTGCTTGAGCAACCTTTAGACAGCCTCCGACGCTTGGTAATGATGATAAGAGGATTAGGAGATCCAGTAGCATCTGCATATTGCCGTCTTTATATGGCTCACTGTGCTCAGAAGCTGCCTTCACATGATATAG GCTATCTTGTTACATGTGTCAATGACATCAGAGTTGTTTTGATGCAAATCTTGTCAGCCAATGAAAGAACTCATAAAAATGTTAAACTCAACAAAAAATTGCAAGTCAGTCTGATGGAACCAACCATTGAGTATATTATGAAGTGTATATTTACTGGGTTGTCTCAG AGACAAGTCAATGAAGTTTTATCAGAGTTTGGATTGATGAAGAATCAACAGGATTTGGGGAGTGTTTCATGTGTTTCAATCATTCTTCATCATTTACTGAAGGAACTCCCTATAGAAGTAGTTAGTTCCAATGTTGTGCAGATCCTTCATCTCATTGAATTTAGCAAGGATAATTCCTTTGATCAG CATATGAATTACAGATTGCTTGGATTCAGGCTGTACGAAAGAAAATCCCCTGTTGATATTGTTGATGCTGTGTTAGATAAAGTTATTCAG GTTATTGCTCTGTATGATAGCCTTGACGAATACCTGAAGGTTGTAGATGCTTATACTGATCTTATTCTTCAGAATCAGATG GATAaccatttgaaaatcattttggaaggCATTTCAAAGCGTACTTGGAATAAAGGAGTTACAGAGGATGAAATGCCGAGCTTGCAATCTCTTGTGGTGAAGCTTCTGTCTCATTTTAAGCATCTGGAAGATGTGTTTTCTCTG GATCAGTTTCCTGAAATCTTGGATGTAATGTATGGCAAGTCACAGGATGTTGTCTTTTTGCATATCCTTAATATGGCGACAAG GAATGGTCGCATTAGTGATCCGACGAGCATACAGTTGCTTTTTGAAATTTCTCTGGCTCTACATAATAATATAGAGTTTATGAACATGAAAGATGATGATGGCCAAGTGGCATGTTCAATAGCTCGCTTTGTGCACATG GTAGATTATGGAACAGAGATGGAACACCATTTAGCATTTCTGGTTGATTGCCGAGGAGCTTTTGGTAGATTAAATGAGCTTAAG GAAACTCTTGTTCACTCTAGCAATTCTTTAGCAATTCAAGCTTTGAAATGTGCTAAGAAACATCTGAATTTTGTCAAATCCTGTGTTACATTTAGTGAAGTCACAATACCTTCTATTTCTGCTCACAGGCAGTTTGATCTTTTTCTAGAAACTGCAGAG GTTGCATTCTTAGGGGGCTTGGTTTCTCATTCAGATGGATTGATTGATTCAGCAATCAGCTGTTTGCATACCTTAGACATAATTGATG GCTTCCGAACTCCAACTGATGTTGAAGGACTAGTTTCATCTATTAGAAAGCTATGTGGCTTCTTAATTATGGTTCCAGGTT GTACTCTTAGTTTACCAGTCACCTATTTCCCAAATAGCTTATTTACATTGATCAGCTCCCGGTCTTG GTTTGAACCAAAAATGAGGGCACAAATTTTTTCTGCTATCATATTATTATTGACAACTTTATCACAAAAGAGACTGCCATATCATGCAAATTCACAG aTTCCAGGCAATGACATGTTATACTACGGGGATTCATCGTACAACCAAGagcttgtttctttgtctaaactTGTTCTTGAGAACCTGCTTAGTGCCGTTCAACAAGAACCTTCCCAG GCTGCTCGAGGAATTATGGCACTTGAAGCTTGCAATTGCATTGCATCTTCTTTCATG
- the LOC114385057 gene encoding UPF0505 protein isoform X3 — protein MHLEELEDPQKFADEGVKTITWQEYVSRLHELKDEITRSWLAEDRVTSLKLSIKVAKLLMDTSVFEFYPTLFVLVTDIMDMLGNLVWQRIKRKAEFSEDGALRCNLAENFQARDICADAKETCYNWFNKIGAVQELLPRIYLELAILPCWRFLLEQPLDSLRRLVMMIRGLGDPVASAYCRLYMAHCAQKLPSHDIGYLVTCVNDIRVVLMQILSANERTHKNVKLNKKLQVSLMEPTIEYIMKCIFTGLSQRQVNEVLSEFGLMKNQQDLGSVSCVSIILHHLLKELPIEVVSSNVVQILHLIEFSKDNSFDQHMNYRLLGFRLYERKSPVDIVDAVLDKVIQVIALYDSLDEYLKVVDAYTDLILQNQMDNHLKIILEGISKRTWNKGVTEDEMPSLQSLVVKLLSHFKHLEDVFSLDQFPEILDVMYGKSQDVVFLHILNMATRNGRISDPTSIQLLFEISLALHNNIEFMNMKDDDGQVACSIARFVHMVDYGTEMEHHLAFLVDCRGAFGRLNELKETLVHSSNSLAIQALKCAKKHLNFVKSCVTFSEVTIPSISAHRQFDLFLETAEVAFLGGLVSHSDGLIDSAISCLHTLDIIDGFRTPTDVEGLVSSIRKLCGFLIMVPGCTLSLPVTYFPNSLFTLISSRSWFEPKMRAQIFSAIILLLTTLSQKRLPYHANSQIPGNDMLYYGDSSYNQELVSLSKLVLENLLSAVQQEPSQAARGIMALEACNCIASSFMLSNELLSSCLTLVETAKSCLSAKDRYLQSTIQLLNKQSPTSVGTMVSTFV, from the exons ATGCACTTGGAGGAATTGGAGGATCCACAAAAATTCGCAGACGAGGGTGTCAAGACGATTACGTGGCAGGAGTATGTTTCTCGACTACATGAACTCAAAGATGAAATTACTCGTTCCTGGCTTGCTGAAGATCGAGTGACATCCTTAAAGTTATCCATAAAG GTTGCTAAGCTTCTGATGGATACGTCAGTATTTGAGTTTTATCCTACACTTTTTGTTCTTGTCACAGATATCATGGATATGCTTGGGAACCTGGTTTGGCAACGCATAAAGCGGAAAGCTGAGTTTTCCGAAGATGGAGCTTTACGCTGCAACTTAGCAG AAAACTTTCAAGCAAGGGATATTTGTGCTGATGCCAAAGAAACTTGCTATAACTGGTTCAACAAAATTGGTGCTGTGCAAGAGCTTCTTCCACGCAT TTACTTGGAGCTGGCAATATTGCCTTGCTGGCGGTTTTTGCTTGAGCAACCTTTAGACAGCCTCCGACGCTTGGTAATGATGATAAGAGGATTAGGAGATCCAGTAGCATCTGCATATTGCCGTCTTTATATGGCTCACTGTGCTCAGAAGCTGCCTTCACATGATATAG GCTATCTTGTTACATGTGTCAATGACATCAGAGTTGTTTTGATGCAAATCTTGTCAGCCAATGAAAGAACTCATAAAAATGTTAAACTCAACAAAAAATTGCAAGTCAGTCTGATGGAACCAACCATTGAGTATATTATGAAGTGTATATTTACTGGGTTGTCTCAG AGACAAGTCAATGAAGTTTTATCAGAGTTTGGATTGATGAAGAATCAACAGGATTTGGGGAGTGTTTCATGTGTTTCAATCATTCTTCATCATTTACTGAAGGAACTCCCTATAGAAGTAGTTAGTTCCAATGTTGTGCAGATCCTTCATCTCATTGAATTTAGCAAGGATAATTCCTTTGATCAG CATATGAATTACAGATTGCTTGGATTCAGGCTGTACGAAAGAAAATCCCCTGTTGATATTGTTGATGCTGTGTTAGATAAAGTTATTCAG GTTATTGCTCTGTATGATAGCCTTGACGAATACCTGAAGGTTGTAGATGCTTATACTGATCTTATTCTTCAGAATCAGATG GATAaccatttgaaaatcattttggaaggCATTTCAAAGCGTACTTGGAATAAAGGAGTTACAGAGGATGAAATGCCGAGCTTGCAATCTCTTGTGGTGAAGCTTCTGTCTCATTTTAAGCATCTGGAAGATGTGTTTTCTCTG GATCAGTTTCCTGAAATCTTGGATGTAATGTATGGCAAGTCACAGGATGTTGTCTTTTTGCATATCCTTAATATGGCGACAAG GAATGGTCGCATTAGTGATCCGACGAGCATACAGTTGCTTTTTGAAATTTCTCTGGCTCTACATAATAATATAGAGTTTATGAACATGAAAGATGATGATGGCCAAGTGGCATGTTCAATAGCTCGCTTTGTGCACATG GTAGATTATGGAACAGAGATGGAACACCATTTAGCATTTCTGGTTGATTGCCGAGGAGCTTTTGGTAGATTAAATGAGCTTAAG GAAACTCTTGTTCACTCTAGCAATTCTTTAGCAATTCAAGCTTTGAAATGTGCTAAGAAACATCTGAATTTTGTCAAATCCTGTGTTACATTTAGTGAAGTCACAATACCTTCTATTTCTGCTCACAGGCAGTTTGATCTTTTTCTAGAAACTGCAGAG GTTGCATTCTTAGGGGGCTTGGTTTCTCATTCAGATGGATTGATTGATTCAGCAATCAGCTGTTTGCATACCTTAGACATAATTGATG GCTTCCGAACTCCAACTGATGTTGAAGGACTAGTTTCATCTATTAGAAAGCTATGTGGCTTCTTAATTATGGTTCCAGGTT GTACTCTTAGTTTACCAGTCACCTATTTCCCAAATAGCTTATTTACATTGATCAGCTCCCGGTCTTG GTTTGAACCAAAAATGAGGGCACAAATTTTTTCTGCTATCATATTATTATTGACAACTTTATCACAAAAGAGACTGCCATATCATGCAAATTCACAG aTTCCAGGCAATGACATGTTATACTACGGGGATTCATCGTACAACCAAGagcttgtttctttgtctaaactTGTTCTTGAGAACCTGCTTAGTGCCGTTCAACAAGAACCTTCCCAG GCTGCTCGAGGAATTATGGCACTTGAAGCTTGCAATTGCATTGCATCTTCTTTCATG
- the LOC114384321 gene encoding cytochrome b561 and DOMON domain-containing protein At3g25290-like: MKRQQKNMSSSLILPLTILTVLSFLSLAIGHRAQPCSEEFLKLAQQKNLSDCKTLRTLGAEFAWSYHNVTNKSIELEIMFCATLPTPQGWMAWGVNPGKRPEMIGTKAIIAIKHGDGTWKIDTYNVTKETRNGCSLLPSKIAFVTNMSVEQKVANRNTMYARLVLPSEVYNVTKLNHVWQVGYDIEDGHPLGHPTTLRNVDSTEVIDLTDNGRSTGQYRSYLRSVHGVLNIIGWGTLLPIGIITARYFRVFPFKWEPMWFNLHIGCQLTGFLVGITGWAIGLSLGHSSRYYTFHAHRNYGILIFTLSTVQMLAFRLKPKVTDDYRKYWNMYHHFLGYGLLAIIFINIFKGITILEGGVAWKWGYIGNLALLGTIAFGLEVFTWIRFFMLKHKQGHKANKNQPEPEAN; this comes from the exons ATGAAGAGACAACAAAAAAACATGTCATCTTCACTCATCTTACCATTAACCATTTTGACAGTACTGTCTTTTCTCTCCTTGGCCATTGGCCACCGTGCTCAACCCTGCAGTGAAGAATTCCTCAAGCTAGCCCAACAAAAGAACCTCTCAGACTGCAAGACACTGCGCACTCTGGGGGCAGAGTTTGCTTGGTCCTACCACAATGTCACGAATAAATCCATAGAACTAGAAATTATGTTCTGTGCCACACTCCCCACCCCACAAGGGTGGATGGCGTGGGGTGTGAACCCGGGAAAAAGGCCTGAGATGATTGGAACCAAAGCCATCATAGCCATTAAACATGGCGACGGAACGTGGAAAATAGACACATACAACGTCACTAAGGAGACCAGAAACGGTTGCAGCCTTCTTCCGTCGAAAATCGCGTTTGTGACCAACATGTCAGTTGAGCAAAAGGTCGCTAATAGGAACACCATGTATGCTAGATTGGTCCTTCCTTCTGAAGTGTACAACGTTACGAAGCTGAACCATGTGTGGCAAGTTGGGTATGACATTGAAGATGGACATCCCCTTGGACATCCAACCACTCTTCGGAACGTCGACAGCACAGAGGTCATAGACTTGACTGACAACGGTCGCAGCACTGGACAGTACCGGAGTTATCTTAGATCG GTACATGGAGTTCTGAACATTATTGGGTGGGGAACACTGTTGCCGATTGGAATTATTACTGCAAGGTACTTTCGGGTGTTTCCTTTCAAATGGGAGCCAATGTGGTTTAACCTGCACATTGGTTGCCAATTAACTGGTTTTCTCGTTGGCATCACTGGATGGGCTATTGGATTAAGTCTCGGGCATTCTTCTAGATACTACACCTTCCACGCTCATCGAAACTATGGCATTCTCATTTTCACCCTTAGCACAGTCcag ATGTTGGCTTTTCGCTTGAAGCCAAAGGTGACGGATGATTACCGGAAATATTGGAATATGTACCATCATTTTCTTGGTTATGGGTTGCTGGCTATCATATTCATAAACATATTCAAAGGAATTACCATTTTGGAAGGGGGAGTTGCATGGAAGTGGGGATACATTGGGAATCTTGCTTTGTTGGGTACCATCGCATTTGGTTTGGAGGTTTTCACGTGGATTCGCTTCTTCATGTTGAAGCACAAGCAGGGACACAAAGCCAATAAGAACCAACCAGAGCCAGAAGCAAATTAA